The DNA region ATATCTAGCATTTCAGGAAAGCTTATACACTTGTTTATTTTCCCGTATCTTCCTTCCTACATATACACaagatttaaaactaaatacaaAAGTAAGCCAAGAGGAAAAACATGTATTAAGTAACTAAAACCTGGAATCTCTTGAGAACAATTGTGAGTATGTTTGGTGCTTCATGAATGCTCAGTTCTTTCCTTGCTCTAACATATCCAGCACACCTGCTGCATCTATACATATTTTCTCCATCGAGATCTTCTGGTCTAGTAAACTGAGTGAGAGCATCTTGAAGAGATTCTACCCATCCGTATATCTCTAGTGTGAGATCCATTATGTTCTCGTATCTTTCTGATTCGTGACCACACCTCAAGCATTTCACCTGGTTTTTCAGAGAAAGAAAGCAGCACAAGGAAACAGTGAGaaggttataaaaaaaaattaaatcaaaagcTAGGAAAGATTCAAAGACCTTTGAGCGGAGACGTCCACCAAACATATGTTGAACTAAGGTGGTTTCTTGCAGTCTTGGATCCACTTTAGTCTCGCCTCCAAGTCTCTCCAAACATATGGATTGCATAGACGCAACCAAAAGCCTATACATCCAAAGTAAAAATGGATATAAgagaaatcaaaattaaaatgtCAAATCTGAAAAGGActaggaagaagaaaaaaaaccttAAGAACTCATGAGCATCTTCTTGACTCCCATCACCAATCTGACAATTGATACTCCGCATCTGCGAGAGGATTCTGCTAGCAGAGAGTGGACCTCCAGATTCTCTAAGCATCATTACATGTTGCTCAAGTTCACACATAAGGCACCAATCCTTCCCAGAACCTACACCGAAAGAATTAACATTATCATTATCAGAAGAGGTCAACTAAACCTGTAACAACTTATGCGAGAAGATTAACTGGGGAAAAAAGCATTACAAGATCTTGAATGTGATCGTTGAAGCAAATAAGCAACAAGTGGTTTGGTACATGTTAATGACTGCAACACAGCGTTTGCATAGCAACTGGAGAAGAAAAAAGTTATAGTAAAGTTAAGAAAGCATATAGGCATTACACAAAACGGAACTTCCTGTTATACAACCAATGCtcaattttgtaattaaaaatattgaaaaagaagTAACTGAGGCAATACCTGTTTCCACAATTCACAAGGCCCCTAGGTGATAAGTAAAACACTTCACACTGAAAGAACTTGACAAACTCCTCGTATGGAAAAAGCATCTGAAAAAACAAGAGATATTGACTCAGAAAAATAGGAAActtagagatatatatatatatatattttttacaggGAACTAACTCTCAGGTGTTGATGTCGATCATCATGCTTTGTAGAGTTTCTTAAACCCATCATTTTCATTAACCCCATGGTTGAGGAGATGCCATTGCTTTCTTCAACAACGCATGTATCCTTAGACCTAACAGTCTCTGGATTATACATAATAAACATGAGACACACTACTACAAAAAGAACACTATTGTGTCAAAGAAAAACCACAGAGAAACACTTACTTGATACTGCAGCGATTTGTCCCTTCCTACTCGTCTCTGTGCATGACTGTTCTCCAGATTTGCGCAGTGTAGCGGTTCTGGTCCCTGGTTTAATTTCAATCCACATTAGAAAATGCAAATCTTAAAACTGTATTAGCCTCGACTAGAGTAACTTTCATTAGCTTGTGGATATAGGACTCACCGTTTGCAGGAGATTGTGCGTTTGGACAACCAAAAGAGCTTCTTGCTCCCATATTGCTTTCACAACTTTCTTGCATACCATTACCACTTCCAAAAGTTTGCCCATTCATTTGCATACAAGAGTTATCAACAGAATGCCTTCTAGCATTTGTTTCCACAGCACCGATGTTGCTTCTCGACTACAAACACAGTCACTAGGTTTAAATTTCAAGCACCATGGAGACTTTTAGCAAGAGACAATAACTGTCTTGGCTAACTAATACatggagataaaaaaaaatgttttgagaACAGCTTTACCTTAAGTCTAGTGTGACCCTTCTTGTTATTGCCATCAGGACAAGCAGCTTCACCACTAAACGATTCTCGGTTGGACTTGGAAGAAGGATCTGGTTTCCCTACGGTTTTTCTCCCTTGCGTGTTGACTTGTGGTGTAGAGACACCCGAGCTTGCAAATTCTACAGAGCTTTTTGAAGTCTTTCCCTTCGCTTTCTGCTTAGTACTGTTACTACTATACATTGAAGCATCCATGTCTTGGTCATGCAAAACAGAATCATTCTCAAAGGAAGCCCTctcagatgaagaagaagggcAAGTCTCCACAGGGATACATTCGTCTTTATGAGCTAGCCTCCAGTGAATTATTTGGCACTGCCCAGAGCTGCCAAAAACGTCAAAAAATCAAGTCCTTTCATGGGTTAATAATGTCATCTCTTAAAACGAATCTGAAATTAAAAACGGGAGGTGGAAATATATATTACCAGTATCTAACAGATTTGCATCTCGAGCAGCGAGTCTTAGCAGGACTAAAACACCTTGCACATACATGAATCTCCTTATTAACAGGGACCCCACACGTAGCAGCTATAGACTCAGATCTCTGCTGCTCAGCGACAGTCGCACTCACACCAGCCACAAAATCAGCTCTCACAGCAGGAACGGACATGGTCTTGGTTCTTAGAGC from Raphanus sativus cultivar WK10039 chromosome 8, ASM80110v3, whole genome shotgun sequence includes:
- the LOC108822388 gene encoding ubiquitin carboxyl-terminal hydrolase 15, with the translated sequence MLEPRGADIPLLFLVLVVFPVVAYILLGKWSDISKKRGRANLLAQMAAEEALRAEIEVNVNRGVRFVAENRALRTKTMSVPAVRADFVAGVSATVAEQQRSESIAATCGVPVNKEIHVCARCFSPAKTRCSRCKSVRYCSGQCQIIHWRLAHKDECIPVETCPSSSSERASFENDSVLHDQDMDASMYSSNSTKQKAKGKTSKSSVEFASSGVSTPQVNTQGRKTVGKPDPSSKSNRESFSGEAACPDGNNKKGHTRLKSRSNIGAVETNARRHSVDNSCMQMNGQTFGSGNGMQESCESNMGARSSFGCPNAQSPANGTRTATLRKSGEQSCTETSRKGQIAAVSKTVRSKDTCVVEESNGISSTMGLMKMMGLRNSTKHDDRHQHLRMLFPYEEFVKFFQCEVFYLSPRGLVNCGNSCYANAVLQSLTCTKPLVAYLLQRSHSRSCSGKDWCLMCELEQHVMMLRESGGPLSASRILSQMRSINCQIGDGSQEDAHEFLRLLVASMQSICLERLGGETKVDPRLQETTLVQHMFGGRLRSKVKCLRCGHESERYENIMDLTLEIYGWVESLQDALTQFTRPEDLDGENMYRCSRCAGYVRARKELSIHEAPNILTIVLKRFQEGRYGKINKCISFPEMLDMIPFMTRTGDVPPLYMLYAVIVHLDTLNASFSGHYISYVKDLRGNWFRIDDSEIHQVPMTQVMSEGAYMLFYMRSYPRPQHNGKAQVRHSQSQPRDEMKEQRKPVNRFIKPRADHHKKNVESSSEWSLFTSSDEASFTTESTRDSFSTVDYTDGCSSVLDSNSPFSIFNNLYHQNVEPSPHNTVACRMFSGTEPETRYFVEEETNHNNTVVMDSPPSSLDYYQQSMYVNYENNPGFNCQDQTYSYEQNW